A genome region from Nocardioides cynanchi includes the following:
- a CDS encoding nicotinamide mononucleotide transporter family protein, translating to MSIHALYNSGLDFSGHHITWREIVGNAFGFASAIGGLRRRMWAWPVGIVGNVLLFSVFIAATFDSTQSQPPLFGQAGRQVFFVITSIYGWWRWRQVRGSRAADAPAITPRWATGAERLGYLLVAAAGVVVFQWVSFQIGAGYPAPRWYYWSDAWIFVGSMIATYAMARGWNDFWLAWIAVDLVGVPVLWHFTYYPSAILFIVYGVLVVWGFVVWLRASRVEDPALLERSRDHETAGDVA from the coding sequence ATGAGCATCCACGCGCTCTACAACTCCGGCCTCGACTTCTCCGGTCACCACATCACCTGGCGCGAGATCGTCGGCAACGCCTTCGGCTTCGCCTCCGCGATCGGGGGGCTGCGCCGGCGCATGTGGGCCTGGCCGGTCGGCATCGTCGGCAACGTGCTGCTCTTCAGCGTCTTCATCGCCGCCACCTTCGACTCCACCCAGTCGCAGCCGCCCCTGTTCGGCCAGGCCGGGCGCCAGGTGTTCTTCGTGATCACGAGCATCTACGGCTGGTGGCGCTGGCGGCAGGTCCGGGGGAGCCGGGCGGCGGACGCGCCGGCGATCACCCCGCGCTGGGCGACCGGGGCGGAGCGGCTCGGCTACCTGCTGGTGGCCGCTGCCGGCGTGGTGGTGTTCCAGTGGGTCTCCTTCCAGATCGGGGCCGGCTACCCGGCGCCGCGCTGGTACTACTGGTCCGACGCCTGGATCTTCGTCGGCTCGATGATCGCCACCTATGCGATGGCACGCGGCTGGAACGACTTCTGGCTGGCCTGGATCGCCGTCGACCTGGTCGGGGTCCCGGTGCTGTGGCACTTCACCTACTACCCCTCGGCGATCCTGTTCATCGTCTACGGGGTCCTGGTGGTCTGGGGCTTCGTGGTCTGGCTGCGGGCCAGCCGGGTGGAGGACCCCGCGCTGCTCGAGCGCAGTCGAGACCACGAGACGGCCGGAGACGTCGCGTGA
- a CDS encoding bifunctional 3,4-dihydroxy-2-butanone-4-phosphate synthase/GTP cyclohydrolase II, which produces MTTRLDSVERAIADIAAGKAVVVVDDEDRENEGDIVFAAAKATPELMAFTIRHSSGVICVPMPAPMLDRLEIPLMTPHNRDRMRTAYTLSVDARDGVSTGISAADRAHTARVLADSATEPTDLTRPGHVFPLRYRDGGVLVRRGHTEAAVDLARLAGLTPAGVLVEVVNDDGTMKRAPELRAFADEHGLAMISIEDLVRYRHRTEMLVTRVAQTSLPTPYGEFTAYGYRSTIDGSEHLALVYGDLGPAGSVHGGESVLTRVHSECLTGDVFGSQRCDCGPQLDEALERVVEAGRGVVVYLRGHEGRGIGLVAKLQAYALQDHGRDTVDANLDLGLPADARHYGAATQVLRDLGVTSVRLLTNNPDKSESLEDFGVHVEAQVPLTPSPNRHNLAYLRTKRDRMGHQLPDLATEPAPGARS; this is translated from the coding sequence GTGACCACCCGCCTGGACTCCGTCGAGCGGGCGATTGCCGACATCGCCGCCGGCAAGGCCGTGGTCGTCGTCGACGACGAGGACCGCGAGAACGAGGGGGACATCGTCTTCGCCGCGGCCAAGGCCACCCCGGAGCTGATGGCGTTCACGATCCGTCACTCCAGCGGCGTGATCTGCGTGCCGATGCCCGCGCCGATGCTCGACCGGCTCGAGATCCCGCTGATGACGCCGCACAACCGCGACCGGATGCGGACGGCGTACACCCTCTCGGTCGACGCCCGGGACGGCGTCTCGACCGGGATCAGTGCCGCCGACCGGGCGCACACCGCGCGGGTGCTGGCCGACTCGGCCACCGAGCCCACCGACCTGACCCGGCCGGGACACGTCTTCCCGCTGCGCTACCGCGACGGCGGCGTGCTGGTCAGGCGGGGTCACACCGAGGCGGCCGTCGACCTGGCCAGGCTGGCGGGGCTGACCCCGGCCGGGGTGCTGGTGGAGGTGGTCAACGACGACGGCACCATGAAGCGGGCGCCGGAGCTGCGGGCGTTCGCCGACGAGCACGGGCTGGCGATGATCTCGATCGAGGACCTGGTCCGCTACCGTCACCGCACCGAGATGCTGGTGACCCGCGTGGCGCAGACCTCGTTGCCGACGCCGTACGGCGAGTTCACGGCCTACGGCTACCGCTCGACCATCGACGGGTCGGAGCACCTCGCCCTGGTGTACGGCGACCTCGGCCCGGCCGGCTCGGTCCACGGAGGGGAGTCGGTGCTGACCCGGGTGCACTCGGAGTGCCTGACCGGCGACGTGTTCGGATCCCAGCGCTGCGACTGCGGGCCCCAGCTGGACGAGGCGCTGGAGCGGGTCGTCGAGGCCGGTCGTGGGGTGGTCGTCTACCTGCGCGGGCACGAGGGCCGCGGGATCGGCCTGGTCGCCAAGCTCCAGGCCTACGCCCTCCAGGACCACGGCCGGGACACCGTCGACGCCAACCTCGACCTCGGGCTGCCGGCCGACGCCCGTCACTACGGCGCCGCGACGCAGGTGCTGCGCGACCTGGGCGTGACCAGCGTCCGGCTGCTGACCAACAACCCCGACAAGTCCGAGAGTCTCGAGGACTTCGGCGTCCACGTGGAGGCACAGGTGCCACTGACCCCCAGCCCCAACCGGCACAACCTCGCCTACCTGCGCACCAAGCGCGACCGGATGGGCCACCAGCTGCCCGACCTGGCGACCGAGCCCGCACCGGGGGCCCGGTCGTGA
- the ribH gene encoding 6,7-dimethyl-8-ribityllumazine synthase, whose protein sequence is MSGHGAPDVEPVDCSDLRVAVVAAQWHTEVMEGLVAGARRALAAYSVVDATVVRVPGTFELPIVAAELALTHHAVVALGVVVRGGTPHFDYVCSAATDGLTRVALDSGVPVGFGVLTCDDDAQALDRAGLEGSSEDKGYEATAAALLTARTLATLRDD, encoded by the coding sequence GTGAGCGGGCACGGGGCGCCCGACGTGGAGCCGGTGGACTGCAGCGACCTCCGGGTCGCGGTGGTGGCCGCGCAGTGGCACACCGAGGTGATGGAGGGCCTGGTGGCCGGAGCCCGCCGCGCCCTCGCGGCGTACTCCGTGGTCGACGCCACCGTGGTGCGGGTCCCCGGCACCTTCGAGCTGCCGATCGTGGCCGCCGAGCTGGCCCTGACCCATCACGCGGTGGTCGCCCTGGGTGTCGTCGTACGCGGGGGCACCCCGCACTTCGACTACGTCTGCTCGGCGGCGACCGACGGGCTGACCCGGGTCGCCCTGGACTCCGGCGTCCCGGTCGGCTTCGGCGTGCTGACCTGCGACGACGACGCCCAGGCTCTCGATCGCGCGGGGCTCGAGGGGTCGAGCGAGGACAAGGGCTACGAGGCCACGGCCGCGGCGCTGCTGACCGCGCGCACCCTCGCCACCTTGCGCGACGACTGA
- a CDS encoding GNAT family N-acetyltransferase: protein MTTAVFDRVGWPVRTARLTVRPATSGDLRSIFETRTLPDVGQWMPDRPTSYPEFVLRFGELGVLARTLVMELDGVVIGDLYLHVTDAWAQEDVADRAGQEGEIGWCLSPAHQGHGYVSEAAAELVRICFEDLGVRRVSAAAFADNVPSLRIMERLGMRQESHGVRDSLHRDLGWIDGVVYALLAEEWRAGRS from the coding sequence ATGACCACCGCTGTCTTCGACCGGGTCGGCTGGCCGGTCCGCACCGCCCGCCTGACCGTTCGGCCGGCGACGAGCGGCGACCTGCGGAGCATCTTCGAGACCCGCACGCTGCCCGACGTGGGCCAGTGGATGCCGGACCGGCCCACGTCGTACCCCGAGTTCGTGCTGCGCTTCGGGGAGCTCGGCGTGCTGGCCCGCACCTTGGTGATGGAGCTGGACGGGGTCGTGATCGGCGACCTCTACCTCCACGTGACCGACGCGTGGGCCCAGGAGGACGTCGCCGACCGGGCCGGGCAGGAGGGTGAGATCGGCTGGTGCCTGTCCCCCGCCCACCAGGGCCACGGCTACGTCTCCGAGGCGGCGGCCGAGCTGGTGCGGATCTGTTTCGAGGACCTCGGCGTCCGCCGGGTCAGCGCCGCCGCCTTCGCCGACAACGTCCCGTCCCTGCGGATCATGGAGCGGCTCGGCATGCGCCAGGAGAGCCACGGCGTCCGCGACTCGCTGCACCGCGACCTCGGCTGGATCGACGGCGTCGTGTACGCCCTCCTCGCCGAGGAGTGGCGGGCCGGCCGGTCCTGA
- a CDS encoding GNAT family N-acetyltransferase: MSLDRISWPLRTDRLSIRPATVEDLDALGRIQNLPEVAAWLPSSAGTQDDYLLRMGRHSLLAQTLAVELDSVIIGELYVHIRSGWAQREVADAARDCEAEIGWGFDPAHHGRGYATEATTELVRSCFEDLGLRRITAEAFADNAASLRIMDRLGMRRETLGVRTTLHRSGSWADSVVYALLADEWRAAGRPVAGGAA; the protein is encoded by the coding sequence GTGTCCCTCGACCGGATCTCCTGGCCCCTGCGCACCGATCGGCTGTCCATCCGGCCCGCGACCGTCGAGGACCTCGACGCCCTGGGCCGGATCCAGAACCTCCCGGAGGTCGCGGCCTGGCTGCCGTCCAGCGCTGGCACGCAGGACGACTACCTGCTGCGGATGGGCCGGCACTCGTTGTTGGCGCAGACCCTGGCCGTGGAGCTGGACTCGGTGATCATCGGCGAGCTCTACGTCCACATCAGGTCCGGGTGGGCGCAGCGCGAGGTCGCGGACGCCGCCCGCGACTGCGAGGCCGAGATCGGCTGGGGCTTCGACCCGGCCCACCACGGCCGGGGCTACGCCACGGAGGCCACCACGGAGCTGGTGCGGAGCTGCTTCGAGGACCTCGGCCTGCGGCGGATCACGGCCGAGGCCTTCGCCGACAACGCCGCCTCCCTCCGGATCATGGACCGGCTCGGGATGCGCCGCGAGACGCTCGGGGTCCGGACCACGCTGCACCGCAGCGGGAGCTGGGCGGACAGCGTCGTCTACGCACTGCTCGCCGACGAGTGGCGGGCCGCCGGCCGTCCGGTCGCGGGAGGGGCGGCATGA
- a CDS encoding GNAT family N-acetyltransferase: MEERTPFARLDWPARTERLLIRPVTPDDFGRLYEIRAIPEVTEWLTGRPTSYDDYVERYGTPERLESTLVVQAGPTIVGDLFLALATPYAQVEVRDRAEHSEATIGWLLDPAYTGRGYATEAAGEVLRICFEGLGLRRVVAGAFADNEASLRVMARVGMRIETRTLRGSLHRDRGWVDGVEAAVLAEEWRAKQR; the protein is encoded by the coding sequence ATGGAGGAGCGCACGCCGTTCGCACGCCTGGACTGGCCGGCCCGGACCGAGCGGCTGCTGATCCGACCGGTCACGCCCGACGACTTCGGCCGCCTCTACGAGATCCGGGCGATCCCGGAGGTGACCGAGTGGCTGACCGGGCGACCCACGTCCTACGACGACTACGTCGAGCGCTACGGCACACCGGAGCGCCTGGAGTCGACGCTGGTGGTGCAGGCGGGTCCGACGATCGTCGGCGACCTGTTCCTCGCCCTGGCGACGCCGTACGCCCAGGTCGAGGTGCGGGACCGCGCCGAGCACAGCGAGGCCACGATCGGCTGGCTGCTCGACCCGGCGTACACCGGACGCGGCTACGCCACCGAGGCGGCGGGCGAGGTGCTGCGGATCTGCTTCGAGGGACTCGGCCTCCGTCGGGTGGTGGCCGGCGCCTTCGCCGACAACGAGGCCTCGTTGCGGGTGATGGCCAGGGTGGGGATGCGGATCGAGACCCGGACCCTCCGCGGCTCCCTGCACCGCGACCGGGGCTGGGTGGACGGGGTGGAGGCAGCGGTGCTGGCCGAGGAGTGGCGGGCGAAACAACGTTGA
- a CDS encoding phosphoribosyl-ATP diphosphatase yields the protein MKTFEQLWAELADKAERRPDGSGTVRELDAGVHAIGKKLVEEAAESWMAAEHESPARAAEEISQLLYHAQVLMLATGLTLDDVYAHL from the coding sequence GTGAAGACGTTCGAGCAGCTGTGGGCCGAGCTCGCCGACAAGGCCGAGCGGCGTCCCGACGGCTCGGGGACCGTGCGCGAGCTCGACGCCGGGGTGCACGCCATCGGCAAGAAGCTCGTGGAGGAGGCGGCCGAGTCGTGGATGGCCGCCGAGCACGAGTCGCCCGCCCGGGCGGCGGAGGAGATCAGCCAGCTGCTGTACCACGCCCAGGTCCTGATGCTGGCGACCGGCCTCACCCTCGACGACGTGTACGCCCACCTGTGA
- the hisG gene encoding ATP phosphoribosyltransferase — translation MTLRIAVPNKGALSQAATEMLRESGYRQRQDAKELALVDVDNDVEFFYLRPRDIALYVGEGTLDVGITGRDLLLDSGAKADEVLGLGFGRSTFRFAGPIGRFHDIAELAGTRIATSYVGIVRQYLAEHGIEATVNRLDGAVESSVQLGVADLIADVVETGSTLHKAGLETFGEPILESEAVLITRGGSTHPALDVFRRRLEGVMVARSYVMMDYDIPEAEVTRAVDLTPGIESPTVSPLHRQGWVAVRAMVPRSEAHRVMDELWTIGARGILVTDIHACRL, via the coding sequence ATGACGCTGCGTATCGCCGTACCCAACAAGGGCGCGCTGTCCCAGGCCGCCACCGAGATGCTCCGCGAGTCCGGCTACCGCCAGCGGCAGGACGCCAAGGAGCTGGCCCTGGTCGACGTCGACAACGACGTGGAGTTCTTCTACCTGCGGCCCCGTGACATCGCCCTCTACGTCGGCGAGGGCACCCTGGACGTCGGCATCACCGGGCGCGACCTGCTCCTGGACTCCGGCGCGAAGGCCGACGAGGTGCTCGGGCTCGGCTTCGGGAGGAGCACGTTCCGGTTCGCCGGGCCGATCGGGCGGTTCCACGACATCGCGGAGCTGGCCGGCACCCGGATCGCCACGTCGTACGTCGGGATCGTGCGGCAGTACCTCGCCGAGCACGGCATCGAGGCGACCGTGAACCGTCTCGACGGGGCCGTCGAGTCCAGCGTGCAGCTGGGGGTCGCCGACCTGATCGCGGACGTCGTGGAGACCGGGAGCACCCTGCACAAGGCCGGGCTGGAGACCTTCGGCGAGCCGATCCTGGAGTCCGAGGCGGTGCTGATCACGCGGGGCGGCTCCACCCACCCCGCGCTGGACGTCTTCCGGCGACGGCTCGAGGGCGTGATGGTGGCCCGCAGCTACGTGATGATGGACTACGACATCCCCGAGGCCGAGGTGACCCGGGCCGTCGACCTGACTCCCGGCATCGAGAGCCCCACCGTCTCGCCGCTGCACCGACAGGGCTGGGTGGCCGTGCGCGCGATGGTGCCGCGCAGCGAGGCGCACCGGGTCATGGACGAGCTGTGGACGATCGGGGCCCGGGGGATCCTGGTGACCGACATCCATGCCTGTCGTCTCTGA
- a CDS encoding PH domain-containing protein: MPVVSEPGLPHTWRPLGVRLAVLFFGGLLGVTCVAGWIAVGPDVRSRVTIYQQATVWLIAALAASIGWGLVRCRLTATTGGLELVNGYRRRSYEWAEVLAVHLPTGAPFATFDLADGTSTMVLAIQSADGDRAKVAVRQVRLLLERTAAESLQRPDPPGD; this comes from the coding sequence ATGCCTGTCGTCTCTGAGCCCGGGCTGCCGCACACCTGGCGCCCGCTCGGGGTGCGGCTGGCGGTGCTCTTCTTCGGCGGGCTGCTCGGCGTCACCTGCGTCGCCGGCTGGATCGCGGTCGGGCCCGACGTGCGGTCCCGGGTCACGATCTACCAGCAGGCGACGGTCTGGCTGATCGCCGCGCTCGCGGCCTCCATCGGCTGGGGGCTCGTGCGCTGCCGGCTCACCGCCACCACCGGTGGGCTCGAGCTGGTCAACGGCTACCGGCGGCGGTCCTACGAGTGGGCCGAGGTGCTCGCCGTGCACCTGCCGACGGGAGCGCCGTTCGCGACGTTCGACCTCGCCGACGGCACGAGCACGATGGTGCTGGCGATCCAGTCCGCCGACGGCGACCGGGCCAAGGTCGCGGTCCGGCAGGTGCGGCTCCTGCTCGAGCGGACCGCGGCGGAGTCACTCCAGCGCCCGGATCCCCCAGGAGACTGA
- a CDS encoding aldose 1-epimerase family protein, which produces MVAPSGDQFEIAAGGYRAVVTECGGGLRVLEHRGRALVDGFEEAAMSRAARGQLLMPWPNRIGDGAYTFDGRELQLALSEPDRSNASHGLVRWAAWSPEEHTATSVSLGYRLMAQTGYPWTLDLHVLYDLSADGLTVTQTATNLGDRPAPYASGAHPYLSAGPGPVDGWELTLPASVRLLADERQLPVGREEVTGTPYDFRVARPVRDTVLDHAFGELARDEQGVATAQVRDPGTGLGTALWVDRHHPWLMVFSADPPGTGARCALAVEPMTAPPDAFRSGDDLLTLAPAGEPGDEVSVSWGIRALE; this is translated from the coding sequence ATGGTGGCACCGTCGGGAGACCAGTTCGAGATCGCAGCCGGCGGCTACCGCGCGGTCGTGACCGAGTGCGGAGGCGGCCTGCGGGTCCTCGAGCACCGGGGCCGGGCCCTGGTCGACGGCTTCGAGGAGGCCGCGATGAGCCGGGCTGCGCGCGGACAGCTGCTGATGCCGTGGCCCAACCGGATCGGCGACGGCGCCTACACCTTCGACGGCCGGGAGCTCCAGCTCGCCTTGAGCGAGCCGGACCGCAGCAACGCCTCGCACGGGCTGGTCCGCTGGGCAGCCTGGTCTCCCGAGGAGCACACGGCGACCTCGGTGTCCCTCGGGTACCGGCTGATGGCGCAGACCGGCTACCCCTGGACACTCGACCTGCACGTGCTCTACGACCTGTCGGCCGACGGGCTCACCGTGACCCAGACCGCGACCAACCTGGGCGACCGGCCGGCGCCGTACGCCAGCGGCGCCCACCCCTACCTCAGCGCCGGCCCCGGACCCGTCGACGGCTGGGAGCTGACCCTGCCGGCGTCGGTCCGGCTGCTCGCCGACGAGCGGCAGCTGCCGGTGGGCCGCGAGGAGGTCACCGGTACGCCGTACGACTTCCGGGTCGCCCGCCCGGTGCGCGACACCGTGCTCGACCATGCCTTCGGCGAACTGGCCCGCGACGAGCAGGGCGTGGCGACCGCCCAGGTGCGCGACCCCGGCACCGGGCTCGGCACGGCCCTGTGGGTCGACCGGCACCATCCCTGGCTGATGGTCTTCAGCGCCGACCCTCCGGGGACCGGCGCGCGCTGCGCACTCGCGGTCGAGCCGATGACCGCCCCGCCCGACGCCTTCCGCAGCGGGGACGACCTGCTCACGCTGGCACCCGCCGGCGAGCCCGGCGACGAGGTCTCAGTCTCCTGGGGGATCCGGGCGCTGGAGTGA
- a CDS encoding VOC family protein, with protein MDPRISFVTLAVRDLDASRAFYVTGLGWTPELDVPGEVVMIRVGERLVLSLWDETGFEAEIGPIRRGDGVPPVALAHNVATREEVDAVLAEARALGAEVSGPQEREWGGYTGYLADPDGVRWEIAWNPGEIGQLVLP; from the coding sequence ATGGACCCACGCATCTCCTTCGTGACCCTCGCCGTCCGCGACCTCGACGCGTCCCGGGCGTTCTACGTCACCGGGTTGGGCTGGACACCCGAGCTCGACGTGCCCGGGGAGGTGGTGATGATCCGGGTCGGTGAGCGGCTGGTCCTCTCGTTGTGGGACGAGACCGGGTTCGAGGCCGAGATCGGCCCGATCCGGCGCGGGGACGGCGTCCCTCCCGTCGCGCTCGCGCACAACGTCGCGACCCGCGAGGAGGTCGACGCGGTGCTCGCCGAGGCGCGGGCGCTGGGGGCCGAGGTCAGCGGGCCCCAGGAGCGCGAGTGGGGCGGCTACACCGGCTACCTCGCCGATCCCGACGGTGTGCGGTGGGAGATCGCCTGGAACCCCGGTGAGATCGGACAGCTGGTGCTGCCCTGA
- a CDS encoding 4-amino-4-deoxy-L-arabinose transferase encodes MSNAETVLELARSRPVTLGAGRLVCVDGPAGSGKTTLADEVAGLADAPVVHMDDLFEGWGGLPRVGDQLGTLLRPLAEGRAGSYRRWDWRGSRWAEAVLVEPAPLLVLEGVGSGALAHADLVTVLAWVEVPSDLRRQRGLERGGVGVAEHWQEWAAAEQALFTRDRIRERADLVLDGRLGLLGG; translated from the coding sequence GTGAGCAACGCCGAGACGGTGCTGGAGCTGGCCCGGTCACGCCCGGTCACGCTCGGAGCGGGTCGGCTCGTCTGCGTCGACGGGCCGGCCGGCTCGGGCAAGACCACGCTGGCCGACGAGGTCGCCGGCCTGGCCGACGCCCCCGTCGTCCACATGGACGACCTGTTCGAGGGCTGGGGCGGGCTGCCCCGGGTCGGCGACCAGCTCGGCACGCTGCTCCGGCCGCTCGCCGAGGGCCGGGCCGGGAGCTACCGCCGCTGGGACTGGCGGGGCAGCCGCTGGGCCGAGGCGGTGCTGGTCGAGCCGGCGCCCCTGCTCGTGCTGGAGGGCGTCGGCTCCGGCGCGCTGGCCCACGCCGACCTGGTCACCGTGCTGGCCTGGGTCGAGGTGCCCTCCGACCTGCGCAGGCAGCGCGGCCTGGAGCGGGGTGGTGTCGGCGTCGCCGAGCACTGGCAGGAGTGGGCCGCCGCCGAGCAGGCCCTGTTCACCCGGGATCGCATCCGCGAACGCGCCGACCTCGTCCTGGACGGCCGCCTCGGGCTGCTCGGCGGCTGA
- a CDS encoding amino acid deaminase/aldolase: protein MAGTTSGDSHVARNRLWARLSAAVEALPEPPATPLMVVDLDAFDANAADLVRRAGGTPIRVASKSLRVPALLERALAAPGFHGVLGYSLREALWLSEQGLSDDVVVAYPTVDRVAIAALLASPDAAARITLMVDDPAQLDVVDSVRSSHEVRVRVALDIDAGLRMGGQHVGPKRSPLYDVDDVVRLARRITERAGFALVGVMTYEGQVAGVPDDVPSQRAKSLVVRRLKSASMSQLAERRRVISDRLRALVELEFWNGGGSGSVEATAADGAVTEVAAGSGLLVPGLFDHYQSFRPRPAAFFGLPVTRRPSPTMATVHGGGLIASGPVGADRAPLPWAPPGLHLTGLEGAGEVQTPLTGHPAAMLRIGDLVWFRHAKSGELFEHTNSVRLLAGSTFTDEVPTYRGAGQAW, encoded by the coding sequence ATGGCCGGCACCACCTCGGGCGACAGCCATGTCGCCCGGAACCGCCTGTGGGCACGGCTCTCGGCCGCGGTCGAGGCGCTCCCCGAGCCGCCGGCGACCCCGCTGATGGTCGTGGACCTCGACGCCTTCGACGCCAACGCGGCGGATCTCGTACGTCGTGCCGGCGGCACGCCGATCCGGGTCGCCTCCAAGTCGCTGCGGGTGCCGGCCCTGCTCGAGCGCGCCCTGGCCGCACCCGGCTTCCACGGCGTCCTCGGCTACTCGCTGCGCGAGGCGCTCTGGCTCTCCGAGCAGGGCCTGTCCGACGACGTCGTCGTTGCCTACCCGACCGTCGACCGGGTCGCCATCGCCGCTCTCCTCGCGTCCCCGGACGCGGCCGCCCGGATCACCCTGATGGTCGACGACCCCGCCCAGCTCGACGTGGTCGACTCGGTCCGCTCGTCGCACGAGGTCCGGGTGCGGGTCGCGCTCGACATCGACGCGGGGCTGCGGATGGGCGGTCAGCACGTCGGCCCGAAGCGCTCCCCGCTGTACGACGTCGACGACGTCGTCCGCCTGGCCCGGCGGATCACCGAGCGAGCCGGCTTCGCGCTGGTGGGTGTGATGACCTACGAGGGGCAGGTCGCCGGGGTCCCCGACGACGTACCGTCCCAGCGGGCGAAGTCACTCGTCGTACGCCGGTTGAAGTCGGCCTCGATGTCACAGCTCGCCGAGCGTCGCCGCGTGATCTCCGACCGCCTGCGCGCCCTGGTCGAGCTGGAGTTCTGGAACGGCGGCGGGTCCGGCTCGGTCGAGGCCACCGCCGCCGACGGGGCCGTCACCGAGGTGGCCGCCGGTTCCGGCCTGCTGGTGCCCGGGCTCTTCGACCACTACCAGTCCTTCCGGCCGCGACCGGCGGCGTTCTTCGGCCTGCCGGTGACCCGCCGGCCGTCGCCGACGATGGCGACGGTGCACGGCGGCGGCCTGATCGCCTCGGGGCCGGTCGGGGCCGACCGGGCCCCGCTCCCCTGGGCTCCGCCGGGGCTCCACCTGACCGGGCTCGAGGGCGCCGGCGAGGTGCAGACCCCGCTGACCGGTCACCCCGCGGCGATGCTCCGGATCGGCGACCTGGTGTGGTTCCGGCACGCCAAGTCGGGCGAGCTCTTCGAGCACACCAACTCCGTGCGGCTGCTGGCCGGGAGCACCTTCACCGACGAGGTCCCGACGTACCGCGGGGCCGGCCAGGCCTGGTGA
- a CDS encoding LLM class flavin-dependent oxidoreductase, protein MTVKLHWFLPTSGDSRSLVGAGQGVPHDVRAGIRDAAVHGVREPSIDYLADVARTAEKLGFEGVLTPTGTFCEDAWLVTAALLRETRTLKFLVAFRPGVINPVLAAQMAAAYQRISGGRLMLNIVTGGEPVEQARFGDDAPKEERYGRTEEFLAVVRGTWEQPPFDYDGRHFRVRGALVNGGVRPQPDIYFGGSSGPAGEVAAQHADVYLTWGEPPEQVAEKIEWMRGLAAARGRRLRFGIRLHTISRDTSEEAWRHAQWLLDSLDPEVVARAQEALATSESTGQQRMLALRTPGTTYADAHELEVSPGLWSGVGLVRGGAGTALVGSHDEVAERIADYHDLGIDEFIFSGYPHVEEAYWFAEGVMPRLRRRGLLADRSVEGLAEPARAAS, encoded by the coding sequence ATGACGGTCAAGCTGCACTGGTTCCTGCCCACCTCCGGCGACAGCCGGTCCCTGGTCGGGGCCGGCCAGGGAGTGCCGCACGACGTGCGAGCCGGCATCCGGGACGCCGCCGTCCACGGCGTCCGTGAGCCCTCCATCGACTACCTCGCCGACGTGGCGCGCACCGCCGAGAAGCTCGGCTTCGAAGGGGTGCTCACGCCGACCGGCACCTTCTGCGAGGACGCCTGGCTCGTGACCGCGGCGCTGCTCCGGGAGACCCGGACCCTGAAGTTCCTGGTCGCGTTCCGGCCCGGCGTGATCAACCCGGTGCTGGCGGCGCAGATGGCCGCGGCATACCAGCGGATCTCGGGCGGCCGGCTGATGCTCAACATCGTCACCGGTGGCGAGCCCGTCGAGCAGGCGCGGTTCGGCGACGACGCGCCCAAGGAGGAACGCTACGGCCGCACCGAGGAGTTCCTGGCCGTGGTGCGCGGCACCTGGGAGCAGCCGCCGTTCGACTACGACGGCCGGCACTTCCGGGTCCGCGGCGCGCTGGTCAACGGAGGCGTGCGGCCGCAGCCGGACATCTACTTCGGTGGCTCCTCCGGGCCGGCCGGGGAGGTGGCGGCCCAGCATGCCGACGTCTACCTGACCTGGGGCGAGCCGCCCGAGCAGGTCGCGGAGAAGATCGAGTGGATGCGTGGCCTGGCGGCAGCGCGGGGCCGTCGGCTGCGGTTCGGCATCCGGCTGCACACGATCTCGCGCGACACCAGCGAGGAGGCCTGGCGGCACGCCCAGTGGCTGCTGGACAGCCTGGACCCGGAGGTCGTCGCCCGGGCACAAGAAGCCCTCGCGACGAGCGAGTCCACGGGGCAGCAGCGGATGCTCGCGCTGCGCACACCGGGAACGACGTACGCCGACGCCCACGAGCTGGAGGTCTCGCCGGGGCTGTGGTCCGGGGTCGGGCTCGTCCGCGGGGGTGCCGGGACCGCCCTGGTCGGCAGCCACGACGAGGTCGCCGAGCGGATCGCCGACTACCACGACCTGGGGATCGACGAGTTCATCTTCTCGGGATACCCGCACGTCGAGGAGGCGTACTGGTTCGCCGAGGGCGTGATGCCGCGGCTGCGCCGGCGCGGTCTGCTGGCGGACCGCTCCGTCGAGGGTCTCGCGGAGCCGGCCCGGGCCGCGTCCTGA